The DNA sequence GTGGGTCGCCGATCGACCATGCGGCGATAGATCTGCTCGTAACCGGACCCGAACTGGCTGACACTGAAGTTCGCGGCGACGTGCCGACGGCATGCGGCGGGATCGAGTGAATCCGCGGCGCCGATCGCGTCCGGCAGCTCGGCGGGGTCGTCGCAGATGATGCCGGTCACCCCGTCCACGACGACTTCGGGCACCGCCCCGCCCCGCAGTGCCACCACCGGGGTGCCGCAGGCCATCGACTCGATCATCACCATGCCGAACGGTTCCTCCCACTGCACCGGGAACAGCACACAGCGCGCACCGGCCAGAAGCTCCCGCTTGGCGGCGGCGTCGGCCGGGCCGAAGACGTGGTCGTCGGCGGTCAGCAGCGGTCGGACACACTCGTCGAAGTACGCCTTCTCGCTCGGTTCGTCGCACTTGCCCGCCAGGACCAGGGGTATCCCGGCGCGGTGCGCCGCCTCCAGTGCCAGATGCGCACCCTTGTACGGGGCGTACCGCCCCAGGAACAGCGCGTAGTCCGACTTGTCCGCGGCGAACGGCCAGTCCTCGATACGCAGCGCATTGTGTACGCGCCCAACCCAATTCAGATCGGGTGCGAGTTCACGCTGCCGGTCGCTGATGGCGATGAGCCCGGCATCGTCGCCGAGCTCGCGGTAGTACGGTTCGAGGTCCGCATCGATCGGCCCGTGCACGGTCACGACGGTCGGCACACCGAGGGCGCGATACGCCTGCGCGTTGAGCGGACCGGCGAAGGTGTGGTCGTGCACGATATCGGCGCCGACGCGCTCCACGATGTCGGCGACCGCCCTGCGGACCTTCAGGGTGTGCATCACCTCCGGATAGGGCTGACCGAGGCGATCCGAAAGCGTTGTGTCCCAGAGCGGTACGAAGTCCGCGGCCGTCCCCGGCGTGCCCGCCCCGAGCAGGGTGACGCGATGACCGCGGGCGACCAGGGCATCGGCCAGGTCGGCCACTACCGCCTCGGTGCCGCCGTACCCCTTGGGCGGGACGTCGAAGTAGGGCGGTGCGACGAGCACGACACGCAGGGAACGCGAGACGGTGTCGGACGAGACGGTGTCGGGCTCGGAGACAAAAGCGCTGCTGCTCACCGGGTTTCCTTTCTGTCGACATCGCATGAACTAGCAGTCTCATCTGTCGAGTGCCAATTATGGCGAGCCGGACGGTACTTCGCCACACCGGCAGCACACGACGCCGGATAGCCTTGCGCTGTGAGCCGGATCGGTGCCCTCGAGCTGCGTGATGCCGTCCTCGACGAGGGCTCGTTCCGCAGTTGGGACGACCCCCCGCTGGCGGTGGCCACCACCGACGCCTACCGCGCCGACCTGGCCGCCGCCTCCGCGGCGACCGGCCTCGACGAGTCGGTGCTGACCGGTGAGGGCCGGGTCTTCGGCCGCCGCGTCGCGGTGGTGGCGTGCGAGTTCGACTTCCTGGCCGGGTCCATCGGGGTGGCGGCCGCCGAACGCATCACCGCCGCGGTGCAGCGCGCCACCGCTGAACGGCTGCCGCTGGTGGCCTCGCCGTCGTCGGGGGGCACCCGCATGCAGGAGGGCACCGTGGCCTTCCTGCAGATGGTCAAGATCGCCGCCGCGGTCGAACTGCACAAACAGGCGCACCTGCCGTACCTGGTCTACCTGCGCCACCCGACGACCGGAGGTGTGTTCGCGTCGTGGGGGTCGCTCGGCCACGTCACCGCCGCCGAACGCGGGGCGCTGATCGGCTTCCTCGGCCCCCGCGTCTACGAGCATCTCTACGGTGAACCGTTCCCGGCGGGCATCCAGACCGCGGAGAACCTGCACCGGCACGGCGTCATCGACGGTGTGGTGCCGCTGTCCATGCTGCGCGCGACGCTGCACCGCGCGCTGACCGTCGTCTCCGACGCTCCCGATCCGCCGCCCGAGGCGCCGCCCGCCGAACCTCCGGTGGACGTGCCCGCGTGGACGTCGGTCGAGGCGTCGCGGCGGCCGGACCGGCCCGGGGTGGGGTACCTCCTGCGGCACGGCACGACCGATCGCGTGCTGTTGTCGGGGACCGGCCGGGGCGAGGCGGCGACGACGCTGCTGGCGCTGGCACGGTTCGGGGGCCAGCCCGCGGTCGTCCTCGGCCAGCAGCGGGTCGTCGGCGGCATGGTCGGCCCCGCCGCGCTGCGGGAGGCCCGCCGCGGCATGGCGCTCGCCGCCGGCCTGCAGCTGCCGCTGGTTCTGGTGATCGACACGGCCGGACCCGCGCTGACGGTCGAGGCCGAGCAGGGTGGGCTCGCCGGGGAGATCGCGCGCTGTCTGGCCGATCTGGTCACGCTGGACACCCCGACGGTGTCGGTGCTGATGGGACAGGGGTCCGGCGGACCGGCCCTGGCGATGGTGCCCGCGGACCGGGTGCTGGCCGCACAGCACGGCTGGCTGGCGCCGCTGCCGCCGGAGGGCGCGAGCGCGATCGTCTACCGCGACCTCGACCACGCGGCCGAACTCGCCGCCGCCCAGGGGGTCCGCTCGGCGGATCTGCTGCGCAACGGCATCGTCGACGCGATCGTGGGTGAACACCCCGACGCCGCCGACGAACCGCTCGAGTTCACCCACCGCCTGTCGGCCACGATCGCGGCGGAACTGCACACGCTGCGCGAGGTGCCCGCCCCGACCCGGCTGCAGCGGCGGCTGGACCGCTACCGCCGCATCGGGCTGCCCTGATTCAGCCGCCCAGCTCGTCGACCGCGGTGTTCAGCGCGGCTGCCTGCTCCTCCAGTGCGCGGTCGTCCAGATCCGTCCCACCCGTGCGTTTGAGCAGCTCGTCGCGGGAGATGATCTCCAGCGCGCCCTGATACTCCGACGAGCCCGACTGCCCGGCCGTGACCACCTCGGCGCGGCCCTCGATGAGTACCAGCACGGCTTCGCCGTCGGTGGCCAGCAACTGCCGGACGTCGTCTGCGTTGATGGTCATCTCACTGCCCCCGTCCGGTCTGCTGCTGAAGTCGGTCGATCATCTCCGAGGCCTGCGCCTTGGTCAGGTTGTCGGGGATCTCCTCCCCCGCCTCCTGCGCGAGGGTGTTCAGATAGCTGCGCTGCGGACCGGTCATCGGTTCGTCACCGGTCACCCAGTCCGACTGGTCTTTCTGCGGGTTCTCCTGCGGCGCGACGCCTGGGTCTTCACTCATGAACGGTTCTATGCCCAGTGTCGGCCCGGACTATGCGCGCCATCCGAACATCAGTGCGATCCGGTGATGGCCTCACCGTGCCGGCGGGTACGGGCGTAGAGCACCAGGGCCGCCACCGCGACCTCCACCAGGGCCAGCAGCGTCGCCGCACCCATCGCGAACGAGGGATCCGACGCCGGCGACGCACCGTGGTGATGAGTGGGCGCGGGCAGGTGCAGCGCGATCATCGCGATGTTCATCAGCCCGACGATCAGCCAGGCCCGCAGGCTGCCCAGCAGCCACAGTTCCCGCGCGCACACGACGCACCCGGCGATCATCACCGCCAGCAGCGCACCGGCGACCGGGTTCGCGGCATGCCCGAGCGATGCCAGGTGCAGTCCCGCGGAGACGACGGCGATCAGCGCGCAGCCGCGCCGTCCGATGACGGCCAACCGGTGCGCGGCGGACATCGTCTCATCCTCGCAGCACCCGGCGCCGTCGGCATCTCAGTTCCTGGCATCCAGGCCCAGCAGCCGCACACTCTCGGCGCGCATGTCGACCTTGCGGACCTTACCGGTGACGGTCATCGGGAACTCGTCGACGATGTGCACGTAGCGCGGGATCTTGAAGTGGGCGAGCTTGTCACGGGCGAAGGTCCGCACCGCGTCGGCGGTCAGCGGCGGGCGGCCCGGTTTCATCCGGATCCACGCGCAGACCTCCTCGCCGTACTTCTCGTCCGGAACGCCGATCACCTGTGCGTCCTCGATGTCGGGATGGGTGTAGAGGAACTCCTCGACCTCGCGCGGATAGACGTTTTCGCCGCCGCGGATCACCATGTCCTTGAGCCGGCCCACGACGCTGCAGTAGCCGTCCTCGCGCATCACCGCCAGGTCACCGGTGTGCATCCAGCCGTCGGCGTCGACCGCCTCGGCCGTCTTGTCGGGGTCGTTCCAGTATCCGAGCATCACCGAGTAACCACGGGTGCAGAACTCACCCGGCTCACCGCGTTGGAGGGTCTCACCGGAGGCCGGGTCGACGATCTTGACCTCGACGTGCGGGTGGGCGCGCCCGATCGTCGCCGTCCGCCGTTCGAGGTCGTCGTCGATGAGGGTCTGGCACGACACCGGCGAGGTCTCCGTCATCCCGTAGGCGATGGCCACCTCGGTCATGTGCATCTCGTTGACGCAGCGCTTCATGACCTCGACCGGGCAGACCGAACCGGCCATGATCCCCGTCCGCAGCGACGACACGTCGGTGCGGCTGAAATCCGGGTGCGCGAGCATCGCGATGAACATCGTCGGCACACCGTAGACCGCGGTGCACCTTTCCTTTTCGATGGCCTCCAACGTGAGTCCGGCATCGAATCCGGGCGCCGGGATGACCATGGTGGCGCCGTGGGTGGTGCAGCCGAGATTGCCCATGACCATGCCGAAGCAGTGGTAGAACGGCACCGGGATGCAGAGCCGGTCGCCGGGGCCGAGGTTGATCAGGTCGGTGACGAAGAACCCGTTGTTTCCGATGTTGCGGTGCGACAGCGTGGCACCCTTCGGGAAACCCGTTGTCCCAGAGGTGTACTGGATGTTGACCGGGTCTCCGGCGTGCAGTTCGGCCAGGCAGTTGCGCAACTGCCTGGCCGTGACGGCGTCCGCCCCGCGCTGCAGGCGCGCCCAGTCGTCGGTGCCGAGGAAGATGACCTCACGCAACCGGCCGCACCGGGGCCGCACCTCGTCGACCATCGCGACGTAGTCGGAGGTCTTGAACGCGGTCGCCGCGATCAGGGTGCGCACCCCGGACTGCTCGAGCACATAGGCCAATTCGTGGGTGCGATAGGCGGGATTGATGTTGACCAGGATCGCGCCGATCTTCGCCGCCGCATACTGCACGATGGTCCACTCCGCGCAGTTGGGCGCCCAGATCCCGATGCGCTCGCCGCGCTCGACGCCGAGCGCCAGCAGACCCCGTGCGGTGCGGTCGATCTCGTCGTTGAGCTCGGCATAGGTCCAGCGCCGGCCGGTGCGCACCTCGACCAGGGCTTCGATGTCGGGGTAACGCGCGACGATGCGTTCGAAGTGCGCCCCGATCGTGTCCTCGAGGATCGGGACATCGGTCGGACCGGCGTCGTAGGCCTTCATCCCAGCAGATCCTCGTAGCGGTATTCGGTCGCGATCGCCGTTCCGGCACAGTCTTGTTCGCGACGGCGCAACTCGACCCGACGAATCTTGCCGGAGATCGTCTTGGGCAGCTCGTAGAACTCGACGCGACGGACCTTGAGGTACGGCGCGAGGTGGTCGCGGGCGTACTCCATGATCGCCTTCGCGGTGTCGGCGTCTGGCGGCCATCCCTCGGCCAGTGCGATGTAGGCCTTCGGCACCGTGAGCCGGGTGTCGTCGGGCTGGGGCACCACGGCCGCCTCGACCACGGCGGGATGCTCGATCAACACGCTCTCCAGCTCGAACGGCGACACCTTGTAGTCGGACGATTTGAAGACGTCGTCGGTGCGGCCGATGTAGGTGATGTAGCCGTCGGCGTCGCGCCGCGCGACGTCACCGGTGTGGTAGTACCCGCCCTCGGTCACCGCTTCGTTGCGGGCCGGATCGTCGAGGTAGCCGGTCATCAGGTTGACCGGCCGCCGGCTCAGATCCAGGCAGATCTCCCCCTCCTCGGCGGGGCGGCCGGTCAGCGGGTCGACCAGCACCACCGGGACACCGGGCATCGGCCGCCCCATGGAACCGGGTTTGACCGGCTGGCCGGGGGTGTTGCCGATCTGCAGCGTGGTCTCGGTCTGGCCGAAGCCGTCGCGGATCGTCAGCCCCCACGCCTTCTGCACCTGCGCGATGACATCGGGGTTGAGCGGTTCACCCGCACCCAGGATCTCCCGCAGACCCTCGGGCCTCGCGCCGAGTTCGGACTGGATCAGCATGCGCCACACGGTCGGCGGCGCACAGAAGGTGTTGACCCGCGCCCGATCCAGCTGCTCGAGCAGGGCGGCGGCGTCGAAGCGGCGGTAGTTGTAGACGAAGATCGTCGCCTCGGCGATCCACGGCGCGAAAAAACAGCTCCACGCGTGTTTGGCCCAGCCCGGCGAGCTGATGGCCAGGTGCACGTCACCCGGGCGCACCCCGATCCACGCCATGGTCGACAGGTGCCCGACCGGGTAGCTCACCTGCGAGTGCCCGACGAGCTTGGGCTTGCTCGTGGTGCCCGAGGTGAAGTAGATGAGCATCGTGTCGTCGACGGCCGTGCGCGCGGTGAACGGACCCGCCGACGCGACGTCGTAGGCGTCGGCGTAGGTTTCCCAGCCCGCGACCGGCCCGCCCACCGCGATGCGGATGTAGTCGCCCGGCACGTCGGCGAACTTCGGAGTGTCCGCGGCGTTGACGATCACCGCGGTCGCACCGCCCCGCGTGATGCGGTCGGCGAGATCGGCCGGGCCCAGCGCGCCGGTGGTCGGCATGATCACCGCGCCGAGTTTGGCGACGGCCAGCATCGCCTCCCACAGCTCCACCTGGTTGCCGAGCATCAGGATCACCCGGTCGCCCCTGCCGACACCGCGGCGCTCCAGCCATGTCGCCACCCGGTCGGAGCGCTCGGCCATCTGGGCGAACGTGATCTGCTCCTCGCGGCCGTCCTCCTCGACGATCCACAGCGCCAGGCGCTCGGCCGTGACCGGATCGCGGGCGATGACGTCGAACCAGTCGGTGGCCCAGTTGAACGTGCCCTGCAGCCGGGGCCATTCGAAGGTCTGCAGCGCCTTGTCGTAGTCGCCGATGACCGCGACCAGCTGGTCCCGCGCGCCGCGGTACAGATCGGTGTTGGTGCTCATGCGGATATGCTCTACGTCACACATGTCGACCCGCTACCCCCGAAAGAGGGTGTTGTCCGTGCGCCCGTCGGTCTCGCCGCTGCTGCGGCCGCGCGACGCCGACGCGCTGCGCGCCGAGCTGCGGCGGATCGCCTCGGCGACGGGCCTTCCGGTGGCGTTCGGCGGTGAGGTGTTCGACCGCACGCTGCTGCTGAGCGAGTTCGTCGGCGCCAGGACGAGCGGTTTGCGTGGGCTGGCGGTGCGGCCGCACTCCGGCCTCGGCGGCGCGACGGTGGTGGCGGGCCGGCCGCGGTCGGTGTCGGACTACCGCCGCGACGTCACGATCACCCACGACTACGACGGTCCCGTGCTCGGTGAGGGCATCCACTCCGTGCTGGCGGTGCCGGTCGTGGTCGACGGACAGGCCCGGGCGGTGCTGTACGGGGCACAGCGCTCGCCGTCGCCGATCGCCGACCAGACCGCCGACTACATCGTCGGCGCCGCGCGCCGCCTGAGCACCGAGCTGCGCATCCGCGACGAAGTCGACCGGCGGCTGCGGCTGCGCGAGGCGGCGCTGGCGGCCGCCCCCGGGATGGCCGGTGCCGAGCAGGTGCGCCAGGTGCACGCCGACCTGCGGCGACTGGCCGCGGACTCCCCCGACGGCGCACAGCTGCGGGATCTGGCCGACCGGCTGGCGGAGGCGCTCGGCGGCGACGCCCCCGCACCGGACACCCCGTTGACCGCCCGGGAACTCGACGTGCTGAGCCAGGTTGCCATGGGATGCACGAATGCCGAAGCCGCGCAACGGCTTTCACTCAAAGCGGAAACGGTGAAGAGCTACCTGCGCAGCGCGGCCGCCAAACTGGGCACCCGCACCCGGCACGAATCGGTGTCGCGCGCCCGGCTGCTGCGGCTCATCCCCTGACGCCCGTGCGAAGATCGCGGGTGTGTCCGCTGTCACACCTTTTCGCATCGCCGTCCCCGACGCCGTCCTGACCGACCTGCAGACCCGGCTGGACAACACCCGCTGGCCGGAGGCCGAATGCGTCGACGACTGGAGCCAGGGCGTTCCGCTGGCCTACACCCGGGAGCTGGCCGACCACTGGGCTCACGGCTACGACTGGCGGGCCCGCGAAACCGCACTCAACCGCTTCGACCAGTTCACCACCGAGATCGACGGCCTCGACATCCACTTCATCCACCAGCTATCGTCGCGGCCCGACGCGTTCCCGCTGATCATCACCCACGGCTGGCCCGGCTCCGTCGTCGAATTCGCCAAGGTGATCGAACCGCTCACCGACGCCGGCTTCCACGTCGTCTGCCCGTCTCTTCCGGGGTACGGGTTCTCCGGTAAACCGGCATCCACCGGGTGGGGCATCGAGCGCATCGCGCGGGCGTGGGACCAGCTGATGACGCGGCTCGGCTACGACCGCTACGGCGCGCAGGGCGGCGACTGGGGTTCGGTGATCACCAGCCAGATCGGCCGCCACGAGCGCGGCTGCGTCGCCATCCACACCAACATGCCGATGGGCCGGCCGCCGAAGGACCTCGCGAACCCCACCGCCGAGGAGCAGGAGGCGCTGGCGACGATCGCCGACCGGCAGAAGTGGGGCGACGGCTACTTCAAACAACAGGCCACCCGGCCGCAGACCCTCGGCTACGGGCTGGTCGACTCCCCGGCCGGGCAGCTCGCGTGGATCGTCGAGAAGTTCCGGGAGTGGAGCGACTGCGACGGCCATCCCGAGAACGTGTTCACCAAGGACGAGATGCTCGACAACGTCATGCTGTACTGGGCGACCGCGTCCGCGGCGTCGTCGGCCCGGCTGTACTGGGAGAGCGCGACCGGCGGCAGGGGCGCGGGGCCGGTCCGGGTGCCGACCGGGGTGGCGTCCTTCCCGAAGGAGATCATCCGGATGCCGCGGCACTGGTGTGAGGACAGCTACCACATCACCCACTGGACGACGATGCCCCGCGGCGGCCATTTCGCCGCCTTCGAACAGCCCGAACTGTTCGCCGGAGACGTAGCGGCCTTCTTCGACACGGTCCGCTGATGCGGTCGATCGAGGCCGACTACCTCGTCGTCGGCGCCGGGGCGATGGGGATGGCGTTCGTCGACACGCTGATCACCGAGTCCGAGGCGACGGTCGTCATCGTCGACCGCAACCACGCCCCCGGCGGGCACTGGACGACGGCGTATCCGTTCGTGCGGCTGCACCAGCCCTCGGCGTACTACGGCGTCAACTCCCGGGACCTGGGCAGCGGCGCGATCGACCAGAGCGGACCCAACGCCGGCTTCTACGAGCTGGCCGGCGGCGCCGAGGTGTGCGCGTACTACGAGGCGGTGATGCGCCAACAGCTGCTGCCGTCCGGCCGCGTGACGTATCTGCCGATGAGCGAACACCTCGGCGGCGGCCGGATCCGCACGCTGGGCGGCGAGGAGATCGAGGTGGCCGCGCGCCGCACAGTGGAAAGCCACCTCGACGTCGTGGTGCCCTCGATGCGCCCGCCCGCCTACGACGTCGCCGACGGTGTGACGTGCGTGCCGCCGAACGCGTTGCCGCGCAGCGCGGCTCACGACCGGTACGTGATCGTCGGGGCGGGCAAGACGGCGATGGACGCCTGCGTGTTCCTGCTGCGCCACGGGGTGGCGCCACAGCGGTTGACGTGGATCAAACCCCGCGAGGCCTGGCTGATGGACCGGGCGACCGTGCAGCCCGGCCCCCAGTTCACCAAGCGGGTGCTGGCCGACTTCACCGCACAGCTCACCGCGGTGCGGGATGCGACGTCGTACCAGGAGTTGTTCGGCCTGCTGGAGGAGAAGGGCTGCCTGCTGCGGATCGACCAGGCGGTCGAGCCGACGATGTACCGCTGCGCGATCGTGTCGCACGGCGAACTGGAGCTCCTGCGGAGCATCGACGACGTGGTGCGGCTCGGCAAGGTGAGCGCGATCGAACCGGGACGCGTGACGCTCGACGGTGGGACCCTCGATGTCGAGGGGTCGGTGCTCTACGTCGACTGCACCGCCGACGGGCTCGGCGAGAAGGCGCCCGCGCCGATCTTCGACGGTGACCGCATCACGCTGCAGACGGTCCGCACGTGCCAGCCGGCG is a window from the Mycolicibacterium litorale genome containing:
- a CDS encoding NAD(P)/FAD-dependent oxidoreductase yields the protein MRSIEADYLVVGAGAMGMAFVDTLITESEATVVIVDRNHAPGGHWTTAYPFVRLHQPSAYYGVNSRDLGSGAIDQSGPNAGFYELAGGAEVCAYYEAVMRQQLLPSGRVTYLPMSEHLGGGRIRTLGGEEIEVAARRTVESHLDVVVPSMRPPAYDVADGVTCVPPNALPRSAAHDRYVIVGAGKTAMDACVFLLRHGVAPQRLTWIKPREAWLMDRATVQPGPQFTKRVLADFTAQLTAVRDATSYQELFGLLEEKGCLLRIDQAVEPTMYRCAIVSHGELELLRSIDDVVRLGKVSAIEPGRVTLDGGTLDVEGSVLYVDCTADGLGEKAPAPIFDGDRITLQTVRTCQPAFSASVIGHVEAAYGDDGTRNAFCGPVPYPHVPADWLRMMLAFNRNQLQWFTDPEMMAWLDGARLNILHHVTAGVSERARERIVGVLGSQLHDINDKLEALLGEA
- a CDS encoding glycosyltransferase family 4 protein, coding for MSSSAFVSEPDTVSSDTVSRSLRVVLVAPPYFDVPPKGYGGTEAVVADLADALVARGHRVTLLGAGTPGTAADFVPLWDTTLSDRLGQPYPEVMHTLKVRRAVADIVERVGADIVHDHTFAGPLNAQAYRALGVPTVVTVHGPIDADLEPYYRELGDDAGLIAISDRQRELAPDLNWVGRVHNALRIEDWPFAADKSDYALFLGRYAPYKGAHLALEAAHRAGIPLVLAGKCDEPSEKAYFDECVRPLLTADDHVFGPADAAAKRELLAGARCVLFPVQWEEPFGMVMIESMACGTPVVALRGGAVPEVVVDGVTGIICDDPAELPDAIGAADSLDPAACRRHVAANFSVSQFGSGYEQIYRRMVDRRPTPKSGFTLRRIVEDPHRSDERASA
- a CDS encoding AMP-binding protein is translated as MSTNTDLYRGARDQLVAVIGDYDKALQTFEWPRLQGTFNWATDWFDVIARDPVTAERLALWIVEEDGREEQITFAQMAERSDRVATWLERRGVGRGDRVILMLGNQVELWEAMLAVAKLGAVIMPTTGALGPADLADRITRGGATAVIVNAADTPKFADVPGDYIRIAVGGPVAGWETYADAYDVASAGPFTARTAVDDTMLIYFTSGTTSKPKLVGHSQVSYPVGHLSTMAWIGVRPGDVHLAISSPGWAKHAWSCFFAPWIAEATIFVYNYRRFDAAALLEQLDRARVNTFCAPPTVWRMLIQSELGARPEGLREILGAGEPLNPDVIAQVQKAWGLTIRDGFGQTETTLQIGNTPGQPVKPGSMGRPMPGVPVVLVDPLTGRPAEEGEICLDLSRRPVNLMTGYLDDPARNEAVTEGGYYHTGDVARRDADGYITYIGRTDDVFKSSDYKVSPFELESVLIEHPAVVEAAVVPQPDDTRLTVPKAYIALAEGWPPDADTAKAIMEYARDHLAPYLKVRRVEFYELPKTISGKIRRVELRRREQDCAGTAIATEYRYEDLLG
- a CDS encoding DUF3072 domain-containing protein; translated protein: MSEDPGVAPQENPQKDQSDWVTGDEPMTGPQRSYLNTLAQEAGEEIPDNLTKAQASEMIDRLQQQTGRGQ
- a CDS encoding acetyl-coenzyme A carboxylase carboxyl transferase subunits beta/alpha; the encoded protein is MSRIGALELRDAVLDEGSFRSWDDPPLAVATTDAYRADLAAASAATGLDESVLTGEGRVFGRRVAVVACEFDFLAGSIGVAAAERITAAVQRATAERLPLVASPSSGGTRMQEGTVAFLQMVKIAAAVELHKQAHLPYLVYLRHPTTGGVFASWGSLGHVTAAERGALIGFLGPRVYEHLYGEPFPAGIQTAENLHRHGVIDGVVPLSMLRATLHRALTVVSDAPDPPPEAPPAEPPVDVPAWTSVEASRRPDRPGVGYLLRHGTTDRVLLSGTGRGEAATTLLALARFGGQPAVVLGQQRVVGGMVGPAALREARRGMALAAGLQLPLVLVIDTAGPALTVEAEQGGLAGEIARCLADLVTLDTPTVSVLMGQGSGGPALAMVPADRVLAAQHGWLAPLPPEGASAIVYRDLDHAAELAAAQGVRSADLLRNGIVDAIVGEHPDAADEPLEFTHRLSATIAAELHTLREVPAPTRLQRRLDRYRRIGLP
- a CDS encoding helix-turn-helix transcriptional regulator; the protein is MLSVRPSVSPLLRPRDADALRAELRRIASATGLPVAFGGEVFDRTLLLSEFVGARTSGLRGLAVRPHSGLGGATVVAGRPRSVSDYRRDVTITHDYDGPVLGEGIHSVLAVPVVVDGQARAVLYGAQRSPSPIADQTADYIVGAARRLSTELRIRDEVDRRLRLREAALAAAPGMAGAEQVRQVHADLRRLAADSPDGAQLRDLADRLAEALGGDAPAPDTPLTARELDVLSQVAMGCTNAEAAQRLSLKAETVKSYLRSAAAKLGTRTRHESVSRARLLRLIP
- a CDS encoding AMP-binding protein gives rise to the protein MKAYDAGPTDVPILEDTIGAHFERIVARYPDIEALVEVRTGRRWTYAELNDEIDRTARGLLALGVERGERIGIWAPNCAEWTIVQYAAAKIGAILVNINPAYRTHELAYVLEQSGVRTLIAATAFKTSDYVAMVDEVRPRCGRLREVIFLGTDDWARLQRGADAVTARQLRNCLAELHAGDPVNIQYTSGTTGFPKGATLSHRNIGNNGFFVTDLINLGPGDRLCIPVPFYHCFGMVMGNLGCTTHGATMVIPAPGFDAGLTLEAIEKERCTAVYGVPTMFIAMLAHPDFSRTDVSSLRTGIMAGSVCPVEVMKRCVNEMHMTEVAIAYGMTETSPVSCQTLIDDDLERRTATIGRAHPHVEVKIVDPASGETLQRGEPGEFCTRGYSVMLGYWNDPDKTAEAVDADGWMHTGDLAVMREDGYCSVVGRLKDMVIRGGENVYPREVEEFLYTHPDIEDAQVIGVPDEKYGEEVCAWIRMKPGRPPLTADAVRTFARDKLAHFKIPRYVHIVDEFPMTVTGKVRKVDMRAESVRLLGLDARN
- a CDS encoding epoxide hydrolase family protein, coding for MSAVTPFRIAVPDAVLTDLQTRLDNTRWPEAECVDDWSQGVPLAYTRELADHWAHGYDWRARETALNRFDQFTTEIDGLDIHFIHQLSSRPDAFPLIITHGWPGSVVEFAKVIEPLTDAGFHVVCPSLPGYGFSGKPASTGWGIERIARAWDQLMTRLGYDRYGAQGGDWGSVITSQIGRHERGCVAIHTNMPMGRPPKDLANPTAEEQEALATIADRQKWGDGYFKQQATRPQTLGYGLVDSPAGQLAWIVEKFREWSDCDGHPENVFTKDEMLDNVMLYWATASAASSARLYWESATGGRGAGPVRVPTGVASFPKEIIRMPRHWCEDSYHITHWTTMPRGGHFAAFEQPELFAGDVAAFFDTVR